The proteins below come from a single Eubacterium limosum genomic window:
- the trhA gene encoding PAQR family membrane homeostasis protein TrhA yields MIEKFRDPMSALTHLIGAVLSVIGTIAMLILITVEKEVNALTLTSVLAFGLGLIALYTTSFTYHAIHGSPEKIIRMKKTDHSMIFLLIAGSYTPFCLLCLTGVTRVALMSAIWAVAVIGVLMMVFWINMPRWLNTGLYIFMGWFALFALKPLYDALPTGGFVFLLLGGIMYTVGGVMYGLKKPNIWPEFGFHEVFHVFVMMGSLCHYYAVFRYILMPA; encoded by the coding sequence ATGATCGAAAAATTCAGAGACCCGATGAGTGCGCTGACCCACTTGATCGGAGCCGTCTTATCCGTGATCGGCACCATTGCCATGCTGATCCTTATCACTGTTGAAAAAGAAGTCAATGCCCTGACACTGACCTCGGTGCTGGCCTTTGGACTTGGCCTGATCGCCCTGTATACGACCAGCTTCACCTACCATGCCATCCACGGTTCACCTGAAAAAATCATACGCATGAAAAAGACAGACCATTCCATGATTTTCCTGCTGATCGCCGGCTCTTATACGCCGTTCTGCCTTCTGTGCCTGACAGGTGTCACCCGGGTGGCGCTGATGAGTGCGATTTGGGCGGTTGCGGTGATTGGTGTGCTGATGATGGTTTTCTGGATCAATATGCCCCGGTGGCTGAACACAGGCCTCTATATTTTCATGGGCTGGTTTGCCCTTTTTGCCCTCAAGCCGCTCTACGATGCGCTGCCCACCGGCGGATTTGTGTTTTTACTGCTCGGCGGTATTATGTACACGGTGGGCGGGGTTATGTATGGCCTTAAAAAGCCCAATATATGGCCGGAATTCGGTTTTCATGAGGTGTTCCATGTCTTTGTCATGATGGGGAGTCTTTGCCACTATTACGCTGTTTTCCGCTATATTTTAATGCCGGCCTGA
- a CDS encoding DUF1836 domain-containing protein has product MTEEQIFDLIDSLQLDSQITIQDIPDLDLYMDQLITLFEKHLAPTKRRPEDKLLTKTMINNYTKNKILIPAQKKKYTVDHVLLMLLIYQLKQVTSMEDIKTLFGFLKKGETVDHEKLQFVYQKFLNSQAGQLGAVKDDARRIAENAKEKTADSDMESTDSMLMCLLLFQQSLNYKRLAEKLLDEMAPDTE; this is encoded by the coding sequence ATGACAGAAGAACAAATTTTTGACTTGATTGACAGCCTGCAGCTCGACAGCCAGATCACCATACAGGATATCCCGGATCTGGACCTTTACATGGACCAGCTCATCACGCTTTTTGAAAAACACCTGGCTCCCACAAAGCGCAGGCCTGAGGACAAGCTGCTGACTAAGACCATGATCAACAATTATACTAAAAACAAGATTTTAATCCCGGCCCAGAAGAAAAAGTACACGGTGGACCACGTGCTTCTCATGCTCTTGATCTACCAGCTAAAACAGGTAACCTCCATGGAGGATATCAAAACGCTTTTTGGCTTTCTCAAAAAAGGAGAGACAGTGGATCACGAGAAGCTTCAGTTTGTTTACCAGAAATTCCTGAATAGCCAGGCTGGACAGCTTGGCGCCGTAAAGGACGATGCCCGCCGTATCGCTGAAAATGCCAAAGAAAAAACCGCCGACTCCGATATGGAATCGACGGATTCAATGCTGATGTGTCTGTTGCTGTTTCAGCAAAGCCTTAATTACAAACGCCTCGCTGAAAAGCTTCTGGATGAAATGGCCCCGGACACGGAATAA
- a CDS encoding murein hydrolase activator EnvC family protein codes for MKKKMCGFLAGLLCFLMICTPVFAEGNDDLMAKLKESAQRIKDMSSQMEATKTSMTEIEKQVNESNAAIDAINSQIADLDARMADRKAQIAVLQEQQDKQEKELEERLRVMYMYGNDGYLQVLFSSNNFTDFIARADMMKNVMQADKDAVTALENTKKELEEKNAGLEADKAAAEQAKAVQNEAKEQQNQLLAKNQALIEEYKAGIAAEQAAADSIAQQMGGEKASDFIQTGEYYWPISPDNSQAFNISSPFAGRIHPITGEWSNHQGVDVAVSYGTPILAAGDGTVSIAGDNGGYGLCVVINMGTDGSGNKLATLYGHMSSIATSVGATVSKGDIIGYVGSTGNSTGPHLHFGWMVNDNFVDPLAYYPGQNWNYVE; via the coding sequence ATGAAGAAAAAAATGTGTGGTTTTCTGGCAGGATTATTATGTTTTCTGATGATCTGCACCCCTGTTTTCGCGGAGGGGAATGACGATTTGATGGCAAAGCTGAAAGAAAGTGCGCAGAGAATTAAAGATATGTCGTCTCAGATGGAGGCGACTAAAACCAGTATGACTGAAATTGAAAAACAGGTCAACGAGTCAAATGCGGCCATCGATGCCATCAACAGCCAAATCGCTGATCTGGACGCCCGTATGGCAGACCGTAAGGCGCAGATCGCCGTGCTGCAGGAACAGCAGGACAAACAGGAAAAGGAACTGGAAGAACGTCTCCGTGTCATGTACATGTACGGGAATGACGGTTACCTTCAGGTACTGTTCTCCTCTAATAATTTCACGGATTTTATCGCCCGGGCCGATATGATGAAAAATGTCATGCAGGCTGATAAGGACGCGGTAACCGCTCTTGAAAATACGAAAAAAGAACTGGAAGAAAAAAATGCTGGCCTGGAAGCGGATAAAGCAGCGGCAGAACAGGCCAAAGCGGTTCAAAATGAGGCAAAGGAACAGCAGAATCAGCTGTTGGCAAAAAACCAGGCGCTGATTGAGGAATACAAGGCTGGTATCGCGGCTGAACAGGCAGCGGCGGACAGTATTGCCCAGCAGATGGGCGGAGAAAAGGCGAGTGATTTTATCCAGACAGGTGAGTATTATTGGCCAATCTCACCGGATAACTCTCAGGCCTTTAATATCAGCAGTCCCTTTGCTGGACGTATCCACCCGATTACGGGCGAATGGTCTAACCATCAAGGCGTTGACGTGGCTGTGAGCTATGGCACCCCAATCCTGGCGGCCGGAGACGGCACTGTGTCCATCGCCGGGGATAACGGTGGCTACGGTCTCTGTGTGGTCATCAACATGGGGACAGACGGCAGCGGTAATAAGCTGGCCACGCTGTACGGCCATATGTCTTCAATCGCTACCTCAGTGGGTGCGACTGTCTCCAAAGGCGACATCATCGGCTATGTGGGCAGCACTGGTAATTCCACCGGGCCCCATCTTCACTTTGGATGGATGGTCAATGATAACTTTGTCGATCCATTGGCTTATTATCCGGGACAAAACTGGAACTACGTAGAATAG
- the ftsX gene encoding permease-like cell division protein FtsX, with product MGKRKKEHHFFSMLKSIFRDTAQSIERNNLMSIASILSVVAALIILGIFVIFTVNLQHITENVESAMELRVFMKTEYTEDQKTSVETALRGNSQVTGISFESKDEALEKFSSSLDDYSGLLKGYDSSNNPMAASFIVQVQNPEDLESVKSYAEGLTSQGVDYVKYGEEYVNALVSFSKFSNTLCIVILAVLSVISVFIIYNTIKLTCFARRREIGVMKYVGATDWYIRLPFILEGTFLGCLGALVAMLIIRTGYYYAIAYVTNAVNMPMNSDLVSPALIMGPIFVFCLVYGIIIGAFGSLFSIRKFLNA from the coding sequence ATGGGAAAAAGAAAAAAGGAGCATCATTTTTTTTCGATGCTGAAAAGTATTTTCAGAGATACGGCTCAAAGCATTGAGCGGAATAATCTGATGAGTATCGCCTCCATTCTTTCTGTTGTCGCGGCTCTGATCATTCTGGGGATTTTTGTGATCTTCACCGTGAATCTCCAGCACATTACAGAAAATGTGGAATCCGCTATGGAGCTGCGTGTTTTTATGAAAACAGAATACACAGAGGATCAGAAAACCTCGGTTGAGACGGCGCTTCGCGGTAACAGCCAGGTGACAGGCATCTCCTTTGAGAGCAAGGACGAAGCCCTGGAAAAATTCTCTTCGAGCCTCGATGATTATTCAGGCCTTTTAAAGGGCTATGACAGCAGCAATAACCCGATGGCCGCATCGTTTATTGTCCAGGTACAGAATCCTGAGGATCTGGAGAGTGTTAAAAGCTACGCTGAGGGGCTGACGTCCCAGGGAGTCGATTATGTTAAATATGGTGAGGAATACGTCAATGCGCTGGTAAGCTTCAGCAAGTTCAGCAATACGCTGTGTATTGTCATACTGGCAGTGCTTTCCGTCATTTCAGTCTTCATTATTTATAACACCATCAAGCTGACCTGCTTTGCCAGAAGAAGGGAAATAGGGGTCATGAAGTATGTTGGTGCAACGGACTGGTATATCCGGCTGCCCTTTATATTGGAAGGGACCTTCCTCGGATGTCTCGGGGCGCTGGTAGCCATGCTGATCATACGCACAGGCTACTACTATGCCATTGCCTATGTCACCAACGCGGTTAATATGCCGATGAACAGCGACCTGGTATCTCCGGCGCTGATTATGGGCCCGATTTTTGTGTTCTGTCTGGTGTACGGTATTATTATCGGCGCCTTTGGCAGTTTGTTCTCAATCAGGAAATTCTTAAATGCTTAG
- a CDS encoding DUF1638 domain-containing protein → MKRRKLLACETIKDEVELIKEKCGVDIETVWMDNTLHAYPENLRDALQAEIDKAEPEAEELLFAYGNCGNGLVGLKSSSATMIIPKYGDCIDMFLSNLENLERVRTTTYFLTRGWLDGKQSLEWEIDYNYKRFGEKRARKIMDMIYRHYKYLMLIDTGAYDLNQAKPRVDKIAETIKLEPVVKQGDISPIEKLLMGNWDEEHFCVIPPGRETTYHDFDGASLRLPC, encoded by the coding sequence ATGAAAAGAAGAAAATTATTGGCCTGTGAGACGATTAAGGATGAAGTCGAGCTCATTAAGGAAAAATGCGGCGTCGACATTGAAACCGTCTGGATGGATAACACACTGCACGCTTACCCTGAAAACCTGAGGGACGCTCTTCAGGCAGAGATTGACAAGGCAGAGCCGGAGGCCGAGGAGCTGTTGTTTGCTTATGGCAACTGTGGCAATGGCCTGGTGGGATTAAAAAGCAGCAGCGCGACCATGATCATTCCCAAATATGGGGACTGTATTGACATGTTTTTGTCGAACCTTGAAAATCTGGAGCGGGTGCGGACCACCACCTATTTTCTGACAAGGGGCTGGCTGGACGGCAAGCAGAGCCTAGAGTGGGAGATCGACTACAATTACAAACGCTTTGGCGAAAAGCGGGCCCGGAAAATCATGGACATGATCTACCGGCATTACAAATATCTGATGCTCATTGACACCGGCGCCTATGATCTTAACCAGGCGAAGCCAAGGGTGGATAAGATCGCTGAGACCATTAAGCTGGAACCGGTTGTCAAGCAGGGGGACATCAGCCCCATCGAAAAACTGCTGATGGGTAACTGGGATGAGGAACACTTTTGCGTGATCCCACCGGGGCGTGAGACTACCTATCATGATTTTGACGGCGCAAGCTTACGTTTGCCTTGCTAA
- a CDS encoding 5-formyltetrahydrofolate cyclo-ligase: MDKKAFRQETLKKRSDIYSKEIDAQIIDNFIHSDAYKDADWMMLYVSFGTEIHTHALIERALAEGKHVVVPICNTADHTIILSEILNFPGDLEEGHYGILEVKDDCRRVVVPEKLDLVLVPGMAFTEAGNRMGFGGGYYDRFLETIRPDCKTVALIREDFIYDEIPMEPHDKSVDIIITEDRVKTCR; encoded by the coding sequence ATGGATAAAAAAGCTTTTCGTCAGGAAACCTTAAAGAAACGTTCTGACATTTACTCAAAGGAAATCGACGCACAGATCATTGACAATTTCATTCACTCCGACGCATACAAAGACGCGGACTGGATGATGCTCTACGTGAGCTTCGGCACTGAAATCCACACCCACGCCCTGATTGAGAGGGCACTGGCTGAGGGCAAGCATGTGGTCGTGCCGATCTGCAACACCGCGGACCACACCATTATCCTGTCTGAGATTCTAAACTTCCCGGGTGATCTGGAGGAAGGGCATTATGGCATCCTGGAGGTTAAGGACGACTGCCGCCGCGTGGTCGTGCCCGAAAAGCTGGATCTGGTGCTGGTACCCGGCATGGCTTTTACCGAAGCGGGCAACCGCATGGGCTTTGGCGGAGGCTATTACGACCGTTTTCTTGAAACCATCCGGCCCGACTGCAAAACCGTCGCGCTGATCCGTGAAGATTTTATTTATGATGAAATCCCCATGGAACCCCATGACAAGAGTGTTGACATCATCATTACCGAAGACCGGGTCAAGACCTGCCGGTAA
- a CDS encoding bifunctional folylpolyglutamate synthase/dihydrofolate synthase codes for MNVQETIDFIESNGKLGIRLGLESIGLLLGELGNPQDKLKCIHVAGTNGKGSVSTMLSTILKTAGYTTGLYTSPALETFNERVQLNNVPIPDDDLMQVTQKVQAACDALVAKGEPHPTGFEIETALAFEYFYEKGADLCVIEVGMGGRLDATNIIPSPEAVVIMSISLDHTDYLGDTIGKIAGEKAAIIKERTNVVIYPQEKEAEDVIVSYAQSMKAPFTIVNPADICRISESLDGQVLKYKKPGGIAGLDTFRLKLLGEHQILNCLTVLNTLEILLKKGYAIPTSAITAGLSDVTFHGRFEILHRDPIILIDGAHNPNGIEYFVKNIKTYFPGNKINLYFGMLADKDIDLALKYLMPVTSDVHALTPENDRALPADKMAELIHREYGKNVNFYDTIEAAVDSIDLSAEDRINVFVGSLYMIGVARTAIVKRLKTEQA; via the coding sequence ATGAATGTACAGGAAACCATTGACTTTATAGAATCCAACGGGAAGCTTGGCATCCGGCTGGGCCTTGAAAGCATTGGCCTGCTGCTCGGTGAGCTGGGCAACCCGCAGGACAAGCTGAAATGTATCCACGTGGCTGGCACCAACGGCAAAGGCTCCGTGAGCACCATGCTCTCCACCATTCTCAAAACCGCCGGGTACACCACAGGGCTCTACACCTCCCCGGCCCTCGAAACTTTTAACGAGCGGGTTCAGCTGAACAATGTCCCTATTCCGGATGACGACCTGATGCAGGTAACCCAAAAAGTTCAGGCCGCCTGCGACGCACTGGTGGCAAAGGGTGAGCCGCACCCCACTGGCTTCGAGATCGAAACCGCCCTGGCCTTTGAATATTTTTATGAAAAAGGAGCGGATCTCTGCGTGATCGAGGTTGGTATGGGCGGACGGCTGGACGCCACCAACATCATCCCCTCGCCCGAGGCCGTTGTCATCATGAGCATCAGCCTAGACCACACCGATTATCTCGGTGACACCATCGGAAAAATCGCCGGTGAGAAGGCCGCTATTATTAAGGAAAGGACAAATGTCGTCATCTACCCTCAGGAAAAGGAAGCTGAAGACGTCATCGTAAGCTATGCCCAATCCATGAAAGCGCCCTTCACAATCGTCAACCCTGCCGATATCTGCCGGATTTCCGAAAGCCTTGACGGGCAGGTCCTGAAATATAAAAAGCCCGGCGGTATTGCCGGACTGGATACGTTCAGGCTGAAGCTTCTGGGTGAGCACCAGATTTTAAACTGTCTGACTGTACTCAATACCCTGGAAATCTTATTAAAAAAAGGGTATGCCATTCCCACATCAGCCATTACCGCCGGGCTTTCAGACGTCACCTTTCACGGACGCTTTGAGATCCTTCACCGCGACCCCATTATTCTGATTGATGGCGCCCACAATCCGAACGGCATCGAGTATTTTGTCAAAAACATCAAAACCTATTTCCCAGGAAATAAGATCAATCTTTATTTTGGCATGCTGGCCGACAAAGACATCGACCTGGCCCTTAAATACCTCATGCCCGTCACCAGCGACGTCCACGCCCTGACACCCGAAAACGATCGTGCACTTCCGGCCGATAAGATGGCTGAGCTGATTCACCGCGAGTACGGCAAAAATGTCAATTTCTACGACACCATCGAAGCCGCGGTGGACAGTATCGACCTAAGCGCAGAAGACCGCATCAACGTGTTTGTCGGCTCACTTTATATGATTGGAGTCGCCCGCACTGCCATTGTAAAAAGGTTGAAAACCGAGCAAGCCTAA
- a CDS encoding putative ABC transporter permease subunit translates to MKEIISLTKLFINTNLGLSLIQYNRKNNKKAFFKQVGLPALVLVAMLPLYGLYVAYMAMMYTGMAAIGQESVLLPMAYTMISVVIIFFGLAYIMAEFYFSGGVEMLLPLPIKPRNIIIGKFGSIIFMEVLLSAALMLPPAVIYGMGQGMGILYYIMALIVIVILPVLPLALETLLIMLLMRSNSFKGKKDVFQIVALFAVLAFFLGLQMYLSSMAGGSDDPMTMVSSMLADNGYLLKTITRMYPVSLLVAQSLNRITLTGMLSLLGLLILTAAAFALMVFVGERVYVKGLISGKESGKGKKALSATKLQKSLSHRSAPALAVFKMDMRLLLRTPIYFFNNVSIVVVVPLVFLMSMFFGKSGGMDIMTLASDFYKAMPDAMNLILVIVFMFFGSVACTTASTFSREGKNIWLTCIVPVRPLDQMIGRGLSALCIQLLGIVFTLILLAFIAPLTLGTVIISLVLGTIGSFPLLAFGLIVDMMRPLLNWDNPQKAVKNNMNVMIAMMVGWVYMLLVVGISAATGFFIAPVFGYSFFAVVSIVISVLLLMVVKKHLEERMQMMDVE, encoded by the coding sequence ATGAAAGAAATTATCAGCTTAACCAAGCTCTTTATCAATACCAACCTGGGATTGTCTCTGATCCAGTATAACCGTAAAAACAATAAAAAGGCCTTTTTTAAGCAGGTTGGGCTGCCTGCCCTGGTGCTGGTAGCTATGCTGCCGCTCTATGGCCTGTACGTGGCATATATGGCTATGATGTATACGGGCATGGCAGCCATCGGTCAGGAATCTGTGCTTCTGCCCATGGCCTATACCATGATTTCAGTGGTGATCATTTTCTTTGGCCTCGCCTATATTATGGCAGAGTTTTACTTTTCCGGCGGCGTCGAAATGCTTTTGCCCCTGCCCATTAAGCCAAGAAATATTATCATCGGTAAATTCGGCAGCATCATTTTTATGGAGGTGCTGCTGTCCGCGGCGCTTATGCTGCCTCCGGCTGTTATTTACGGCATGGGGCAGGGAATGGGCATCCTCTATTACATTATGGCGCTGATCGTTATTGTCATATTGCCGGTGCTGCCTCTGGCGCTTGAAACCCTGCTGATTATGCTGCTGATGCGCAGCAACAGCTTTAAGGGAAAGAAGGATGTTTTCCAGATCGTCGCCCTGTTTGCGGTGCTGGCCTTTTTCTTAGGTCTGCAGATGTACCTGTCGAGCATGGCCGGCGGCAGCGATGACCCCATGACGATGGTCAGCAGCATGCTCGCAGACAACGGTTATCTGCTTAAGACGATTACCCGAATGTATCCGGTCAGCCTGCTGGTGGCCCAGAGCCTCAACCGCATTACCCTGACAGGGATGCTCAGCCTGCTGGGGCTGCTTATTCTCACCGCGGCGGCCTTTGCCCTGATGGTTTTTGTGGGGGAAAGGGTCTATGTAAAGGGGCTGATCTCTGGCAAGGAAAGCGGCAAGGGAAAAAAAGCCCTGTCTGCCACGAAGCTCCAAAAATCCCTGTCTCACCGCTCCGCTCCGGCGCTGGCAGTGTTTAAAATGGATATGCGCCTCCTGCTGAGGACGCCGATCTACTTTTTTAACAATGTATCGATTGTGGTGGTAGTGCCCTTGGTGTTTCTGATGTCCATGTTTTTCGGAAAATCCGGAGGTATGGACATTATGACCCTTGCGTCAGATTTTTATAAGGCGATGCCCGATGCCATGAACCTGATTTTGGTCATTGTTTTCATGTTTTTCGGAAGCGTGGCCTGCACCACGGCCTCAACCTTTTCCCGGGAAGGCAAAAACATCTGGCTGACCTGTATCGTGCCAGTGCGCCCGCTGGATCAGATGATCGGGCGTGGCCTGAGCGCCCTGTGCATTCAGCTGCTGGGCATTGTTTTTACGCTCATTCTGCTGGCGTTCATCGCGCCGCTGACCCTTGGGACCGTGATCATTTCGCTGGTGCTTGGCACCATTGGCTCCTTCCCGCTGCTGGCCTTTGGCCTGATTGTGGATATGATGCGCCCGCTGCTTAACTGGGACAATCCGCAGAAGGCAGTCAAGAACAACATGAATGTCATGATTGCCATGATGGTGGGCTGGGTCTACATGCTTCTGGTAGTGGGGATCTCCGCCGCAACAGGATTTTTCATCGCGCCGGTCTTCGGGTACAGCTTTTTCGCTGTTGTCTCCATTGTCATCAGCGTTTTGCTGTTGATGGTGGTTAAAAAGCATCTGGAAGAACGGATGCAGATGATGGATGTGGAATAA
- a CDS encoding ABC transporter ATP-binding protein has protein sequence MLKIENVSKTYGDKKVKAVDDIHFEVRPGEIFGFVGPNGAGKTTTIKMIVTLLKPDSGRIFINGVDNSQAIMGAKQQFSYVPDNPELFEKIKGIEYLNFMADVYQVAEADRAARAEKYLKIFELDKAVGDPISSYSHGMKQKIALIGALIHDPNLFVLDEPMVGLDPKASFELKKIMREMCDRGKSVFFSTHVLDVAEKLCDRIAIINKGQIIEIGTMDEIRAKVGSKESLENIFLELTEK, from the coding sequence ATGTTAAAGATCGAAAATGTTTCAAAAACCTACGGCGACAAAAAAGTAAAGGCCGTTGACGATATTCACTTTGAGGTGCGGCCAGGTGAGATTTTCGGATTTGTGGGACCAAACGGCGCGGGCAAGACCACGACCATTAAAATGATTGTTACCCTGCTTAAGCCAGACAGTGGACGGATATTTATCAACGGTGTGGACAACAGCCAGGCTATCATGGGCGCCAAGCAGCAGTTCAGCTATGTGCCGGATAATCCTGAGCTTTTTGAAAAGATCAAGGGGATCGAGTACCTGAACTTTATGGCCGACGTTTATCAGGTGGCGGAGGCAGACCGGGCAGCACGTGCGGAAAAATATCTGAAAATTTTTGAGCTTGACAAGGCAGTGGGGGATCCCATCAGTTCTTATTCTCATGGGATGAAGCAGAAAATTGCCCTGATCGGGGCTTTAATCCACGACCCAAATCTTTTTGTACTCGATGAGCCCATGGTGGGCCTGGACCCCAAAGCCTCCTTTGAGCTAAAGAAAATTATGCGGGAAATGTGCGACCGTGGAAAATCAGTGTTTTTTTCCACCCATGTGCTGGATGTCGCCGAAAAGCTCTGTGACCGGATCGCTATTATCAACAAAGGACAGATTATCGAAATCGGCACCATGGATGAAATCCGGGCAAAGGTGGGCAGTAAGGAATCCTTAGAAAATATCTTCCTGGAGTTGACGGAAAAATGA
- a CDS encoding uracil-xanthine permease family protein, which translates to MKEKENVTASVSNIFKLDGRVPVSKAIPFGVQHVLAMFVANIAPILIVANVAGLSEDQKAMLVQNAMFIAGIGTLVQLYPLWKLGARLPIVMGISFTFVTILSYVSATYGYAAAMGAVLVGGLIEGTLGLFAKYWRRIISPIVAACVVTSIGFSLLIVGATSFGGGSGSETFGSAQNLILGSVTLVCCLLFNIFAKSYWKQLSVLFGLMVGYILAIFMGAVDFSDMNSVGVIALPQFMPFVPEFNLGAIIAVTLIFLVSATETIGDTSAMTVTGLGRDVTDREISGSLACDGYMSAISSLFGCMPITSFSQNVGLIAMTKVVNRFTIMTGACVMILAGLVPVVGKLFATLPEAVLGGCTIMMFGTIVVSGIQMITRCGFNQRNTIIVALSLSVGIGFTEVPEIFTIFPQMVQQVFANNCVAIVFVVAIILNLVLPKDMEVKAPAAEKSKENPEAVAE; encoded by the coding sequence ATGAAGGAAAAAGAAAATGTAACGGCCAGCGTCAGCAATATTTTCAAGCTTGACGGCCGTGTACCGGTCTCAAAGGCCATTCCCTTTGGCGTGCAGCATGTGCTGGCCATGTTTGTGGCCAATATTGCCCCGATCCTCATCGTGGCCAATGTCGCTGGTCTCAGCGAGGATCAGAAGGCCATGCTGGTACAGAACGCCATGTTCATCGCCGGGATTGGGACGCTGGTACAGCTTTATCCTCTGTGGAAGCTGGGAGCCCGTCTTCCCATTGTCATGGGGATCAGCTTTACCTTTGTCACTATCTTGAGCTATGTCTCTGCCACCTACGGCTACGCGGCCGCCATGGGCGCGGTGCTTGTCGGCGGGCTCATCGAGGGGACGCTGGGACTTTTCGCCAAATACTGGCGGAGGATTATCTCGCCCATTGTGGCGGCCTGTGTGGTCACCTCTATCGGATTTTCCCTGTTGATTGTGGGCGCAACCTCCTTTGGGGGCGGCAGCGGCAGTGAAACCTTTGGCTCGGCTCAGAATCTGATTTTGGGAAGCGTGACACTGGTGTGCTGTCTGCTGTTTAATATTTTTGCAAAGTCCTACTGGAAGCAGCTCTCTGTGCTGTTTGGTCTGATGGTCGGATATATTCTCGCGATTTTTATGGGAGCTGTGGATTTTTCAGATATGAACAGTGTGGGTGTGATCGCCCTGCCGCAGTTTATGCCCTTTGTTCCAGAGTTTAATCTGGGCGCCATCATTGCTGTGACCCTGATCTTTCTGGTCTCAGCCACTGAGACCATTGGGGATACCTCTGCCATGACTGTGACTGGCCTGGGCAGAGATGTGACAGACCGGGAAATCTCAGGTTCGCTGGCCTGCGATGGTTATATGAGCGCCATCTCCTCTTTGTTTGGCTGTATGCCCATTACTTCTTTCAGCCAGAATGTCGGCCTTATTGCCATGACGAAGGTGGTCAACCGCTTTACCATTATGACCGGCGCCTGTGTCATGATTCTGGCCGGGCTTGTACCAGTGGTCGGAAAGCTTTTCGCGACACTGCCCGAGGCGGTGCTGGGAGGCTGCACCATCATGATGTTTGGCACCATTGTTGTCAGCGGTATCCAGATGATCACCCGCTGTGGCTTCAACCAGCGCAATACCATCATTGTGGCTCTTTCACTGAGCGTTGGAATCGGCTTTACTGAGGTTCCTGAAATTTTCACGATCTTTCCTCAGATGGTTCAGCAGGTTTTTGCGAATAATTGTGTGGCCATTGTCTTTGTAGTAGCCATTATCCTGAACCTGGTGTTGCCAAAGGATATGGAGGTTAAGGCGCCAGCAGCGGAAAAAAGCAAAGAAAATCCCGAAGCGGTTGCAGAATAG